The DNA sequence ACTCCGACAGATTTGTTGTCATGTGCCCAAACCGGTGATCGCCGTCGCACTGTTATAGCCATATTTTTTGTTGAATCTACCAGCCCAGTCCGCCATCTCTTGCGACAAACTTCTCAAGGCATTCATGTACCACTCGTACCCAACCTTACTTGGACTGTAAGCAGCGTTAATGAGGAATCACTTGCCCTTGTCGGACTTGAAACGAGACATGAAATTTGCGGTCATGTGTCTTACATAATAAGCATGGAACTCCCTGGGAGGGTGCCATCCACTATCATTGGCACTCAATGCAGCCTTGATTGCCTGAGATCTATCAGAAATAATCATCAGGACGTCCTGTGGGGTGACATGTCATCTCAGATTAGTCAGGAAGAAAGACCATGCCTCTGTATTCTCGGACTTTACAATTGCAATAAGCAACACACCACCCTATCTGCCATACAAATGGGTACCGTCGACAGAAACAAaaggcttgcaatgcttgaaagaCTCAGCACAGGACATGAATGCCCAAAATACTTTGTCGAATATGCTACAGTCGCATACCATAAGGTGCCCATCATAGTAAGGTACAGCCCTGAGCTCGCATATCATTCCGGAACAACAACTCTACAGTGCTTGTAGAAGCTTTGGCACCTTGTTGTATGACTCTTCCCAGTCCCTATATATATGtgcaattgccttttgctttgcCATCCAGACCTTTCTATATGAGagtttgaagtgatagctttgTCGAACTGCAGCCTTCAAGACAGGGATGCTGATAAATGGGTTGGACTGTATCGACGGTAAAATGACCTTGCAGATGAGGCTACTGTCCAATTGTCGATGGTCTTGAGACATGGTGGGTGCTAAACACGTATGCGCTCCACCAACCCTCCAGATCTCTGTAACGAAATAAAACATTCATGGTTGGAAACTGCACTAGATATAACAATCATAAATGAGTAAATACGCCACAATTAAACTTGACCTCACCAGTATCCAAGTTTCTGTCGGAGGGCTACACTGAGACTCTATGGACATCCAGTTGAAGCTTGGCGACAATGCACACGGTACTTCAATCGGTCCGATTCGATCACTCGATAGTCAACACTTCTGCGAATGctgtagttcttcacaccctGCATTACTACATCTCTGCTTTTGAATCTGTAGCCGACACGAAACTCCACCTCACCATCTAGGTTATAATCGTCTTCCCCGATATTCGAAAAAGGAGTTTTATCATACATCGCGTCCAGATCCAATGCATGATAGTGACTTGGTACATCTGATAGCGCCAGAATCGGGTGGGGAGGGGTGAGGCAACACATAGCGCATCGCTGGCTCAGCCAGCATCTTCGGTACAAACTCCTgctcatcatcatcttcagacGAATCACTATCATTGCTATCCGCAATGTAATCTTCGTCGGAGTCTTCATCACTGACGTCCATGCCTTTCACTGGACTAGCAACATGAATCGGTGGTGGTGCAATAGGTGGGTCATCCTACACAAAGGTCGAGTGGGCAGATCCACTGccaccaacatcaccaacctTTGcggaaagctccatcacttgttctGCCATAATTCTCCTATGGATGTCAAACATGAGTTGCACATACTCGTCGCCTTGTAGCCGAAACAGGCGAAACCAAGAAATTCTGTTATTCAATGGTGCTAGCAAGCTATACATCACCCTTCTGATCTCTTTTCTCCCTAAACCACCAAggttgctcaatatcaaactcgaACTTACTTGCCGAGTGCACAATAGCAATGGattatcacactcaaatatcaccccATTGTTACTGTTCCTCATACGGCAATTGGGATGCAAACAGACAACCACATATCCGCTACTACTAGACATTTTTGCCTATTTTTAGGAAGAAAAAACGGAGGAGAAGAAGATATGAAATGTATGTAGAGAATGTCAATAATTGCGCATTCTTTTATAACTGTTGAAAGTTTGTCTTACTGTATcttgtttacattgtaaacgtTATAATTTAACACGTATAAACGAGGTAAGCTTGTACGTATCTTGTTTATACTCGcttttatactgtaaacgaaatatacaCGTATCACACAtactgtcttatctcgtttaaaatataaatgaaatagGTGTAAACTTACAGTAATCCTACGTATTTCTGTAATAAATTTTAGGAAAAAGACAGATAGGTCCATGACTTTTCaaacttttgacaaatacatccctgacaaaatttaaatacaaaaaagtccctgactttaacaaacggaggacaatttagtccttccgtctatttgcctctcatacacctaacggaactggctgacgtggctgaaacggtgtacaggtgtccgttacggtgccacgttggaagggaaaaaagttcgaaggacaaataagtcattgacgtcattttacaaataaagttcgaaggacaaataggtccttgagaattttttttcattatacttctattatgcttctattatgagaatttagtttataaaattaggctaattttttttgtatgaaaaaaatattggtgtttttgttgaaaataggaGAATGTGGTGTAATTATAGATGGGTGGATTTTTTTTGTGGGAAGtcaacacgtggggggcgtggtgCAACACGTGGGAGGCGTGGTGAATACGTGGCATCATTCTGgccaacacgtggggggcgtgttgAACACGTGGCAGCATCTTAGCCAACACGTGGGGGCGTGTTGAATAATTTTCACAATACTATAATACACTTCAAAtgtcaatattcaaccaaaacaccaattttctttccatattaaaaataatttctgataaaattatgcttatattttgaaatctagttaacttattttattatacaatttaaattatttgtattaaaattgtagaaattgggcttgttatgtttctactctttttcttaaattgcattagtttagttttagtacatttgtgtattatattagaatttgttaaattgcattagttcagttttcatcataccagtggcattagttagcatcagttcatttatgcatcaagttagcattagtttatttgtgcatcattcatgtattaagttagcattagtgcatttgtgtattatattagaactagtacttttatgcataataacattacgagaatattttttttttaaattatagttcactttgttctaacagtataaattatgcatgacacaaaagatttataaaataaaactacttttacaaaaaggtcgtaagttgacaaaagtttctgactaagaagaccaagatatctgcagataaaatattaaataataagatttttagttattatttttatatgaaaaagtctaattttttattagtaattaattttaacattcgttatctaaaatttaaaataatttaatgtgtataattttacatttaaaatattttaattgtaaaaaatatcgaatgacatattttgatttgtcaaattactaatataaaatataattatatatagagtaaaaataatagagagaaatataaaaatggagagaggtagatgagagaatttaggaaatgagtttattaattttgaaaaaaaaaattctcaaggacctatttgtccttcgaactttatttgtaaaatgacgtcaaggacttatttgtccttcgaacttttttTCACTTCTAACGTGGCACTGTAATGGACACCtggacaccgtttcagccacgtcagccagttccgttaggtgtatgagaggcaaatagacggaaggactaaattgtcctccatTTGTTAAAGTCAGAGaccttttttgtatttaaattttatcagaaatgtatttgtcaaaagtttgaaaagtgaggaacctatttgtctttttccctaaattttaaaattatttattttagtaaataaaatattttttaatttatttaaataaaaaatgccGTGGCCATACCTTTCCTTCGCCGTCGAAAAGAAGCGGGAGCAATGATatggaaaaagtgaggagagcAGCGAATGAGATAGCTTACGCTCGCAACCCTCGTAAGCTCTGTCGTCTTCACCGCTCTCTCATCCCTCTCCTTTCCATTTCCTCCTCTCTCTACAAACTCTCTCTCTCACTTCGCCACTCTCTCTACCGACACGGCTTCTTCCCAGTCCACCGGTAACCCTTCTTCTCCCTAACTTTGTTTCGAAAGGGCAGAGCTCTAATTTTGTGTTTTTGATTGCAAGATTAGTTTGCCAGTTGCTGTTGTTAGCGTTGGGAATTTGAGCTGGGGAGGAAATGGGAAGACGCCCATGGTTGAGTTTATAGCTCGCTGGTTGTGTCATGTTGGAATTTCACCTCTCATTCTTTCAAGGGTACTCTCTTCTCCTTCCTTGCTTGTCCAtcttttttagtttaattaatgGACCTGAATTTTGCAATTTCCATACTTATATCATTATtggggagatatcataggttgtTTAGTTGTCATTGTTGGAGAAGACTAGCATTTACACATATTCTTACAGGTTGCATTCCAGGTGTATTGCCAGAAAAATCCTGTAATGGGAACATTAAAAGTATAGGATCTAGGCTAGCAATACCCTGCAGCAATGtgcatatgattaattattagggtaaagtatattttttgtcgtGATGATTTcgaaaagtattaaaaatatctGTATCTTTTCTTTGAATCAATTTTAAATgaaatgttttaattttattcagcGTCAATTTGGTGATAAATTTGCAAAATGGTGGCAGATCAGTAAAGAAAGCCTTAAATTTTTGGTGGTGAAAGTTAGTCAAAATAACTTTTTTCCTAATTACTCCTATGATAATCCCCTCTTAATCATCCTAATAATATCTCTCATCCGGTCCCTCCCTCATGATCTCCAGCACCCCACCTGcttcatcaacatcaacatcaacatcatcatctccTCCTCATTATCACCATCACCCCTCCCTCACCCCGTTGCCACCCCACCCACCGTCACCTCCACCTGAATTTCGTCCCCAACCTCTccctcaccaccaccaccaacaacaacaacaatctcgAAGGCTCTCTTCCACTTGGTCTACTTCTTTTATACACTATCTAAGGCCAATAGCTGAACTGACTTCAATACACTTCCTTTTCTTTGTACATAAATTTGAGAGTAAATATCTTGCCGACCGCTGACCATTTGCTCGAAAGACAGCTCTCCTTCACAATTTGAAAATTCCTAACTAGTTCCCAGCCATCCAAATAATTAGAGTCTAAGCGGCCCTTGTTACTAGACTAAGTGGCCCCTACTATTGGACTAAGCGGTCCCTGACATATCAGCAGTTCATGGTGTTATGCATTCATATTTTGTCTGATACATGATGTGTGTGTTACAAAGGAAAAAgtacactttttattttttgtgcaaATAGGATTATAATTTAATGATCAAATTTTAAGGCTTATCTCCTTTGGCATCATAACTGATGGAAGATATATTTGACCCTTCATGCCAAAATCCTAGCTGAAGCAATATTgttgtgtattttaatttgtaacttGCCTATCTGGCTTCATATGTTGCTTATTCTGGCAGGGTTATGCAGGTGGTGATGAAGTCAACATGCTTCGTAGGCATTTAATTTGGACAccaactaagtttggtgttggcgcAAATCGAGCTGCGGTTGCAAGtcaattcatccaaagatatggCTATGTTGATACCAGAGAGAGTTCATGGTATAGGAAACAGCAGCTGGGTCATGAGTTGAATGTTTCTGTTGATTCAGAAAATATTGGTGCTGTAGTTCTTGATGATGCAATGCAGGTAATGCCAACTATTGCACGCACCAAAGAACAATATAGAAAAGTAATTTCCTTTGCAACCTTTTTTTGTTTATTGAGGTATGGTTTATGATTTAGTGTTAAGTATGGTAGTGTTTGGACACGGTGACACATGTCTGCTGTTTGGTTTGGTGAGACACAGATTTTTGATGGACACGGGAAGACACAGATGGACACGGAGACACTAAATTAGTGTACCTCCAATTTAATGAGACACTGAGACACAACTTGTGAGACACTACTTTTTTACTCTTTTAtccttattcaatttttaaattttcaaaatttatcctCTTATCtcttcaaatatttcttttttttttacttcctcTTTTAAATTCTACaaccaaatttatttttctattttcttaaaaaaattatacatttaattttttatttatttgaattttaattaatctttgataaatttcggactttgattttctatttttttttccaaaaaaaattatatatttaatattaaatgataatttgagatgatattagaagaaaaaaaataggggaagaaataaaaatttaatggttATGACATGTAGCCTTTGAGGTGATGGATGTGTAGCGGTATTGGTAAAATTTGTGGTTGAATGAAGGGCAATTCagactttttcaaatatttgtgtCTTGTTCATTATTTTCACCAAACATAAACAtagacacaaatattttatgtctatGTCTTTAGTGTCTGTGTCTTTGTGTCTATGTCTCATCCTATACATCAACCAAACGGAGCCTATGATACTGGAAATACTGAGCCCTGCTTTTGGCTTGCTTAATTACCTTCATTTTGTTTGACAAGAAGTTTCTGTAAATGTTATCTTCTGTATGTAAGGTAGCACTGGAGTTTGTGGCGTGATTTGGATATTGTAATGGTTAATGGATTGACTCTTTGGGGCAACCTTCAGCTTTTGCCACTTGGACCTTTGAGGGAACCCTTGACTGCACTTAAACGAGCAGATGCAGTTGTAATCCATCATGCAGACCTGGTATGCTAAAGCGATACCTTCTTCAAGGAAATAATTTGCAAATGTTTTTGTATCAGTTTGAATTTAGTCATTTGGTTGGCATATAGATTTGCTTACTGACAATGTACTTCGGGTGGTTCATAGGTGTCTGAGAATATTCTCAAGGATATTGAGTCAACAATCCGAGGAATCAAAGAGTCGATTCCacttttcttaacaaaaatggATCCAACTTACTTATTTGAGGTGGGTAATACCAATGCCAATATACCGTTGACAGCTCTCCATAAAGCTACTATATTATGTGTTTCGGCTATTGGTTCCGCAGAATCTTTTGTGAAGAAAATTCAGAAGGTATTCCTCCTTAATAATCGTTCCTCTTCTAAATAGCATAACTAAACATAAACATATCAATTGGCCAGTTGTATTTTCACTTGTTAAAACTTGTCTTTCAttttgcttgaatcataaaattcTATGATTCTTAATCATGAAAAGGTTCTACTAAAAGTAAAATAACTAAACaagagataaataaaataattaattaagtgggcGTAGTGCTTGTCATAACTCAactttcttattatatattaatagtacACTAACATATACTATAGAAATGGATCAACTTCTATGTAGTTGAAACTTGAAAGACAGCAAGGGATAAATATATGTTCCAGACATGATTAGTAACTCACACCAACCCCCTTTTATGCTGTGCTATCTAGCTATACTTTTACTTACCTTTTAAGTGGTTTTTGCTTCGAGGTCCCTGTTGTTTGCTCTTTTCATCTCTAAAGTGAAAACAACTTGATGCAGATGGGTGCACGTTATGTGGATCGAGTAGATTTCAGTGATCATCATGCATTCCATGTCAAGGTACGTTATATATAACTCCTGAATTTCAAACAAATATTTTTCTGACTGATTACATACTATGTTATTTCAAGTCACCATTTAAACCTGTCATACATTCTTTGCACCTGCTCTGCCAAGCCACACCATTTAAATTTCCTcttgtttcttaattttattttaaaagaaaacattTACTAGGATACTCTTTTTTTCCTCATACTAATCTAGGATATTGAGTTGATCAGAGCCAAGCTAAGAGAATTAGAGGGCAAGTTTGGTTCCAAGCCCATAGTTGTTATTACTGAAAAGGTATGCTCATATTTTTACGTATAGGTTTGTTTCTATATTCATAACCCCCTATTTTTAATTAAACTTTTGTCTTGGCAGGATTATGATAGGGACCCGGAGATTCTCAAACAGCTGTATCCATTTAAAACTTTTGTTCTGTGTTCTGCATTGATGGTTATGTCCTATAAAGGAAGCACAGAGGATAGCTTTAAGAATTTTCTAAAGGACCACTTGAGATTAAAATTTCCTGCAGAAAATTAGTCTTAGGTTGTTGTAAGCTCTGCTTTTCATGCATGCATATGGTTAAGTATCCCAGTATCATTTGATAGGCCCTCTCTTTTGCAGCCATGTTACTGGTCCCCGAAATTACTACATTGATTATGAGTAATGTTAGTTCTacatcataatttttgaaatgttGACATTTTCATCCACCATTTGATGGGGGGTATGGGCTCCATTCGAACCAAGGTTTTTTAAAGTGAAAGATTGGTAAAGCGAAAAATTAACTGATTAATCACTCTAACATTAAGATGATACGGTTCATATGTGATAGATTGAACATAGATCTTACAAATTCAATGAtgattaatttcttattttatatttttattacttaaCTACTCTCTTCACTTTAGAGTTGAGAGTTTTTTTTCCTGCTCAATTCTACCATGGTCCACTAAATATCTAATAGTAGATTAGAGTACATGGGCATATGGTTTTTCACAAATATTCAAATAACATTATAGTAAAATTAGGAATCTTGTACCATTGCATGTAACAAGTGTTTCTAATTGTGTGTTTGATACTTTGATTGAAATCTAGAAAATAAGTTGAAAAAGGCAAGCAAGCGTTTTTATAATActtcaaaaaagaaaagaaaaagaaaaagaaaaaatggactTGCTTTTAAAGTTTGGAtggtaataattttatttttgggtgtgattaatttaaattaattgaaaaatgaGGTATAAAATTAAAATGTGTGTAATATGGACGTGTGACTCCTACAGGCTACAGCCTACAGGAAATGTCACTAACAAGGTAGCAAAGCATGATGGTGTTTTCGAAATAGATTCaggaggcaaaagaaaaagtgcttgttgGAGTTTTTGATGGGAACTAGGATTGGGCATGGTAAAAATCCAAACGGGATCTATTTCTTAACCAGTTTTGTGGTTTATGAAACCAAATCTGAGTTGGATTGAAGAAAGAAATCggttttaaaaaacaaaaataagttttaaaccaattttaaaatttaaatttgattttatttataaacCGGTTTAAATTCAGTTTTTTAATATCTAAATCTAAAATTCGATTTTTTTAGATTCAGTTTTAAAACCGAATTTTTATTAAAACCAATTTTTGGaaatccaattttaaaattagtttttgaaaatccagttttaaaaccaggttttttaacaaaaaaatccacttttaaaataaaaccagtttttagaaattcaattttcaaactattaaaattaaaaaaattaaaattaatactaaagtcaTTTTAAAGTGTATAGGTTCATTACAACTAGAATTTGATTCTTTATAAATCTAATGACAATAGCTAATCTATATAACATATAATCATTCTCAAAACATCACAAGGATACCACCAAAATTCTCTCTAAAACAACAACCACAAAATATCAAAAGATGCCAAGTTGCTAACAAAATCATCAAAAAATcacaacctttgagaaaaatatatatgcaaataacaaaatatacctTTGTCATTTTGAGAAAAATCTTTAAATGAAAGTATTAAACCAAATGTGAATACTAAGCATACCTAGTCATCATCAAGATTATCAATTGATGTCGCCAGAAAACAAACACCatcattaaaggaaaatatatcTGCCAagagaatcaaattaattatcaagTCTACATTCAACAACTTTTAATTGGTAACTAATACCTAAATTCTAAAATAGCAAGacgacaaaaacaaaaataaaataaaatgagaagaaatatgaaaaaaatCCTATACCTTGATCAACTTGTTGAAAaacttcaccatcatcatctaaAGCAGAGAAAAGATTTTTCTTAAGCCAATCTCCTGTACAGACTAAGGCCTCTACCATTCTAGGTGTTAAGGAAATGCGGTATGGATCGAGGACTCTTCCTCCAGTACTAAATGCAGACTCCGAAGCTACAGTAGAAACAAGTATAGCCAATACCTTACGAGCCATATTTCCAAAAATTGAAAATCGGGTTGAGTTGACCTTCCACCAATTTAGGATATCGAACTTATGGGAGTGTTGGCTTGAACATCTTGCATATCAGCTTCACTTGCTTCCTCGGAATTTTGGTATTGCTGATAAAGTAACTTTACGCACCTGGACAACTTTGACTTTAATTCGCTCCCATTTTCTTCTCCAAATAAGTAATCCAAGAAATAGTTGACGTACTCAATCTTTTGTATTGGATTAAGTACGATAGTAATCAATAACAACACGTACATATTCATCAAATCAGGATTGCCACAATATTTCTCATACTTAACTCTCATCCTTTCCGCCATTGATATAGTACTAAAATCAACAGAATCACAAGAATGACGAATAAATCGTTCAATTGCAAATACTTTCTTCATATACATATCACTGGTAACATATAAAGTACCAGAAACATGTACAGTGGCATCACTGAATACTCGCAAAAATGGTACAATGGACTCAGCATACTCCCAGTCTGAATCAGAAGGAACACCTCTCCCTTTTCCTCTATTCATCTTTTCTATATAGATATTATCTTTCAAA is a window from the Arachis hypogaea cultivar Tifrunner chromosome 1, arahy.Tifrunner.gnm2.J5K5, whole genome shotgun sequence genome containing:
- the LOC112790024 gene encoding probable tetraacyldisaccharide 4'-kinase, mitochondrial isoform X1, whose amino-acid sequence is MEKVRRAANEIAYARNPRKLCRLHRSLIPLLSISSSLYKLSLSLRHSLYRHGFFPVHRLPVAVVSVGNLSWGGNGKTPMVEFIARWLCHVGISPLILSRGYAGGDEVNMLRRHLIWTPTKFGVGANRAAVASQFIQRYGYVDTRESSWYRKQQLGHELNVSVDSENIGAVVLDDAMQVMPTIARTKEQYRKHWSLWRDLDIVMVNGLTLWGNLQLLPLGPLREPLTALKRADAVVIHHADLVSENILKDIESTIRGIKESIPLFLTKMDPTYLFEVGNTNANIPLTALHKATILCVSAIGSAESFVKKIQKMGARYVDRVDFSDHHAFHVKDIELIRAKLRELEGKFGSKPIVVITEKDYDRDPEILKQLYPFKTFVLCSALMVMSYKGSTEDSFKNFLKDHLRLKFPAEN
- the LOC112790024 gene encoding probable tetraacyldisaccharide 4'-kinase, mitochondrial isoform X3, which translates into the protein MVEFIARWLCHVGISPLILSRGYAGGDEVNMLRRHLIWTPTKFGVGANRAAVASQFIQRYGYVDTRESSWYRKQQLGHELNVSVDSENIGAVVLDDAMQVMPTIARTKEQYRKHWSLWRDLDIVMVNGLTLWGNLQLLPLGPLREPLTALKRADAVVIHHADLVSENILKDIESTIRGIKESIPLFLTKMDPTYLFEVGNTNANIPLTALHKATILCVSAIGSAESFVKKIQKMGARYVDRVDFSDHHAFHVKDIELIRAKLRELEGKFGSKPIVVITEKDYDRDPEILKQLYPFKTFVLCSALMVMSYKGSTEDSFKNFLKDHLRLKFPAEN
- the LOC112790024 gene encoding probable tetraacyldisaccharide 4'-kinase, mitochondrial isoform X4, with amino-acid sequence MVEFIARWLCHVGISPLILSRGYAGGDEVNMLRRHLIWTPTKFGVGANRAAVASQFIQRYGYVDTRESSWYRKQQLGHELNVSVDSENIGAVVLDDAMQHWSLWRDLDIVMVNGLTLWGNLQLLPLGPLREPLTALKRADAVVIHHADLVSENILKDIESTIRGIKESIPLFLTKMDPTYLFEVGNTNANIPLTALHKATILCVSAIGSAESFVKKIQKMGARYVDRVDFSDHHAFHVKDIELIRAKLRELEGKFGSKPIVVITEKDYDRDPEILKQLYPFKTFVLCSALMVMSYKGSTEDSFKNFLKDHLRLKFPAEN
- the LOC112790024 gene encoding probable tetraacyldisaccharide 4'-kinase, mitochondrial isoform X2, which produces MEKVRRAANEIAYARNPRKLCRLHRSLIPLLSISSSLYKLSLSLRHSLYRHGFFPVHRLPVAVVSVGNLSWGGNGKTPMVEFIARWLCHVGISPLILSRGYAGGDEVNMLRRHLIWTPTKFGVGANRAAVASQFIQRYGYVDTRESSWYRKQQLGHELNVSVDSENIGAVVLDDAMQHWSLWRDLDIVMVNGLTLWGNLQLLPLGPLREPLTALKRADAVVIHHADLVSENILKDIESTIRGIKESIPLFLTKMDPTYLFEVGNTNANIPLTALHKATILCVSAIGSAESFVKKIQKMGARYVDRVDFSDHHAFHVKDIELIRAKLRELEGKFGSKPIVVITEKDYDRDPEILKQLYPFKTFVLCSALMVMSYKGSTEDSFKNFLKDHLRLKFPAEN